Sequence from the Streptomyces peucetius genome:
CCGCACCCGCCGCCGGCGCGGCCACCGCTGTGCGGGACAGGCCCCACGACCCTCAGGGGTACCCCGAGTACGGAGGTGCAGGTCTGTTGCCGGCCGTATCCGCCCACCCGCCCGCCTCCGGCTCCGGGCGCGCCCCCGCGGCGCCCGCTCCGGTCCGGACCCCGGCGCCCGCTCCCGCTCCGGAGTGGTCGCCGCCCCAGGAGCACCCCGATCCCGAGGCCGCGTCCCCCGGATTCATGGACCACGGGGACCCCCGGGCCGGATCCGCACCCCTGACGACCCCCCGCGTACTTCCGCAGCGCACCCGGGGCGCGAGCCTCGCGCAGCAGTTGCGCAAGGAAGCGGCGCAGGCGCAGGGCGAGGAGGCCGACGGCGAGAGCGGTGGCCTTTCTCCCGGCGAATCGGCCCGCACCATGATGGCCATCCAGCAGGGGATGAAGCGGGCCAGGATCTCGGACACCGACGAGTCGGCTGGTGCGGACGGTCAGGCACAGTCGCCCGACCGCAGCGCCAACTAACTGTGAGGGAAAATCAGTAATGACTGAGCAGGTAAGAGCCACTCCCCAGCTGGACTGGCTGCTGGACAGCCTCGTCGAGCAGATCCCGGAGATCCGCTGCGCCATCGTCCTCTCCGGGGACGGCCTTCTTATCGGTAAATCGAAGGGCCTCGGCCGGGACGACGCCGAACATCTGTCGGCAGTCGGTTCGGGCATGCACAGCCTCGCCCGCGGCGCCGCGCGCCACTTCCACGGCGGAGAGGTCCAGCAGACGGTCATCCAGATGGACAAGGCGTTCCTGTTCGTCACCGCGGCCGGCAGAGGAGCGAGGCTGGCCGCGATCGCCTCGGAGGAAGTGGATGTCGGGATGATGGCGTTCGAGATGGGCACGCTCGTCAAGCAGGTGGGCAAGTACCTCAGCGCCGCGCCCCGCGTGCAGGCTTCCTTCCACGGTCACATTCAGGATGCCTGAGGCGCGGTGGTCCGACGACGAGGGGGCCGGACGCCATGTCCGGCCGTACGCCATCACCGGCGGCCGTACCCGCCACAGTCAGCACGCGTTCGCGCTGATCACGCTCGTCGTCACCAGGTCCCTGGACGACGCGGGGCACGAGCCCCTGGAGCCGGAGTCGGCCGAGATCCTGGATCTCTGCCGTGAGCGCGCGGTGGCGGTGGCGGAGATCGCCGCTCACCTCGATCTGCCGGTGAGTGTGGTGAAAGTCCTCTGCGGGGACCTGCTGAACTCCTCGTTGATCCTGGTCCAGTCCCCGCCCGACGAGACGGAGAAGCCGAGCGTGGAACTCATCGAAAGGGTGATGGATGCTATCCGCCAGCTCTGAGCCGGTCATGCCGACGGCTCTGAAGATCCTCATCGCGGGGGGCTTCGGCGTGGGCAAGACCACCATGGTCGGCTCGGTCAGCGAGGTGCCTCCCCTGGAGACCGAGGAACGCATCACCGAGGCGAGCTACGGGATCGACGATCTGGCCGGTGTCGAGGGCAAGCACTCGACCACCGTCGCGATGGACTTCGGCCGGATCACCGTCTCCCCCCAGCTGGTGCTCTATCTGTTCGGCACCCCCGGCCAGGACCGCTTCTGGTTCATGTGGGACGACCTGGCGCTGGGTGCGCTGGGGGCCGTGGTCCTGGCAGACACCCGGCGACTGGACGCCTCGTTCGCCTCGGTGGACTTCTTCGAGGAGCGCCAGATCCCCTTCGCGGTGGGAGTCAACTGCTTCGACGGCAGGCGGGAATGCACCGCCCAGGAGGTCCGGTCCGCACTGGCGCTCGACCCCGCCACCCCCGTCATGCTGTGCGACGTCCGTGACCGCAACTCCAGCAAGACGGTGCTGCTCGCCCTGCTGGAGGCGGCGCGGGCGCAGGCGTTCGCCAGGATGACGCCGGCCGGCCACTGACGACCGGGCCGCCGACCGGCGAGTACCGCGCGGCGCCGGCGGCCCGGGTCACGAGAAGTTCACGAGACGGATGTAGCGCACCCAGTCCCAGTTCGGGCCCGGATCGGTGTGGGTGGCTCCGGGCACCTCGGAGTGGGCGATGATGTGCGCCCGGTCCTTCGGGATGCCGTACCGGTCGCAGACCGACGCCGTGAGCGCCGCCGACCGCTCGTACATCGCATGGGTGAAGTACGCCGGCCGGTCCACCCACCCCTCGTGCTCGATGCCGATGCTCCAGGTGTTGTAGTTCCAGTTGCCGGCGTGCCAGGCGACGTCGCGCTCCCGGACGCACTGTGCGACATGTCCGTCGGACGAGCGGACCACGTAGTGCGCCGAGACCTTTCTCGCCGGGTCCCGGAAGATCGCCAGGGTGTCGGCGTAGGTCTCCTGCGTCACGTGCACGACGACGTACCGCACCGGGAAGGAGGAAGGCCTGTTCGAGGCGGTGAAGTTGCCCGAGGAGGCCGGCACCCACTCGGCGTACGGATAGTCGGTGCCCGCCCGGGTGGCGGCCCGGGCCGGCGGCGTGGACAGCAGAGCGGGGACGGACGCCGCGGCGGCGGCGCCCCGGAGCAGAGTTCTGCGGTCCACAGGGCCTTCTCCTGGTGGGGGGAGGGGAGCGCGGCAGGACAAGGCCCGTGAGAGCCTCGCGGCCCTACGGTACTGGCGGCCGAGTGAACTGCGGAAGGACACGTCGGTAGCCAACGGTTATTGATATGAACGGGAGTTGGGGCTCAGCCGTGCGGTCCGCCGCCCGTCAGGCACTCTCTCCGAGGGCACCCGCCAGCGCCTCGGCGGGATCGGGCGAGGCGGGACCGGCCGGTGCCCACACGCCCCTTTCCTTGCGGAACGGCCACCACTGGCCGTCCGGCCCCAGGCGCAGTTGCGTCCCGGCGCCGACGACCGTCCAGCGGGCCGGCCCCGCGGGACGCAGCCGGGGCCGGTCCGCGTCCGCAGCCTCCGCCCAGGCGGCCGCGAGCGCGTGCTCCGCCCGTGCCCGCAGCACCGCGTCGGGTGTGAACTCCTCCTCCAGCGCCGCCAGTCCGGCGGCTCGGCCGAACCGCCAGGCACGAACGGCCAGTTCGACGTCGGCGCGCGTCCTTCCCGTCGCGGCGGCGAGCCGGCCGGTGATCACCGGGCCCGGCACCGAAGC
This genomic interval carries:
- a CDS encoding roadblock/LC7 domain-containing protein; this encodes MTEQVRATPQLDWLLDSLVEQIPEIRCAIVLSGDGLLIGKSKGLGRDDAEHLSAVGSGMHSLARGAARHFHGGEVQQTVIQMDKAFLFVTAAGRGARLAAIASEEVDVGMMAFEMGTLVKQVGKYLSAAPRVQASFHGHIQDA
- a CDS encoding DUF742 domain-containing protein, with product MPEARWSDDEGAGRHVRPYAITGGRTRHSQHAFALITLVVTRSLDDAGHEPLEPESAEILDLCRERAVAVAEIAAHLDLPVSVVKVLCGDLLNSSLILVQSPPDETEKPSVELIERVMDAIRQL
- a CDS encoding GTP-binding protein, translated to MLSASSEPVMPTALKILIAGGFGVGKTTMVGSVSEVPPLETEERITEASYGIDDLAGVEGKHSTTVAMDFGRITVSPQLVLYLFGTPGQDRFWFMWDDLALGALGAVVLADTRRLDASFASVDFFEERQIPFAVGVNCFDGRRECTAQEVRSALALDPATPVMLCDVRDRNSSKTVLLALLEAARAQAFARMTPAGH
- a CDS encoding N-acetylmuramoyl-L-alanine amidase gives rise to the protein MDRRTLLRGAAAAASVPALLSTPPARAATRAGTDYPYAEWVPASSGNFTASNRPSSFPVRYVVVHVTQETYADTLAIFRDPARKVSAHYVVRSSDGHVAQCVRERDVAWHAGNWNYNTWSIGIEHEGWVDRPAYFTHAMYERSAALTASVCDRYGIPKDRAHIIAHSEVPGATHTDPGPNWDWVRYIRLVNFS